The sequence CCTGGAATGGTGGATAGAAACTGGTGCGCAAAAAAAAGCAATGATCGCCGACCTGCATCCCAATAAAAAAATGCAGGACATATTCGTGGATTTTTTCCAGATCGGAAGGGATAAGATCCTGGACTTTACGGCACCACCGGAAAATCCGGATGCCATAAAAACATTAATAAAAGCTGGTTACCAGGTGAATCAACTTACCCTGGATAAACACCTTTATGAAGTAAAGCGGAGCGGGAACGCTGCAACGCCGCCAAATGTGGGTGACCTGAAACTATTAAAGGACCAACTGGTCTGGCTGCAGCTAACAGATTGTGGAATTACCGATGAAGATTTAAAAGTAATTGGCAGCCTGCCGAACCTATTCAAGCTAAACCTCAACAGGAATAAAATTTCTGATAAGGGAATAAACTATTTATTGGGTTTATCAAAACTTGAATACCTGAACCTGTATGGTACAACGATAACAGATAGCAGCATCATTGCTTTAATGGCATTACCCAACCTGAAAAAATTGTACGTGTGGGAAACAGCCATAGATACCATAAAAATGGCTACTGTTGCAACTGGCAAAAAAGGCCTAGAGATTGTATACCAGCTAAAATAAAGTAGTTGCTTATTTTCCTGAATCCAAACTTTCCAGCACATCCAATTCATTTTTAAATAAAGCCGGCTTAAGTACAGAAGTGGCATCAATCTCCAAAATTGCCCCTTCCGTTTTATTATAAGGTTTCCACTCAGGCAGTCCATTGCCGTTCGGATTTCCTGTTTTGATGAACTGCAGCCAGTAGGTGGACATCAATCCCTCTACATCATAATCATGCTGTTGCCAGGGCCTTTTCCAGGTATGCAAAGTGTGCAAAGCATAAGGTACTTCGGAAGTATGGAATGCCCCATAATTGGGAAACCCAGGTTTATCGGTGGGCACATGCACCACCTGGTAAACGTAACTCGGGTTCGGGTTATATCCAGCCAATTTATGGGCCGGATAAGCTGCGAAGGACAAAAGCGTAAGGCGGCTTTGGTTGTATTGTGCAGCTTCATTGGTAGTAGCGGGAAATATTTTGAGGAATTCACCAGACCGCGTACCATATTTATCAACTGCCTGCTGTTTGAATTTTTCAGCTGTAATATCTGATGCACCAAACAAAGAAGCATCGCCCGATACCCAGCCCATGAGCATCGGTACCTGATTGAATTTTTGCGATGCAAATGCATTTCCCAGGTCAGCAGGCAATACAAATCCATCGAGCGTAAGCCCCAAACGGCCCACTTCTTTTGATTGGGAAGCCAGCAAAATTTCGGCTGCAGTCTTCTTTCGCAATTCTGATAAATTCTTTGCACCGGTTTGTTGTTGAATCGCCAGGCCATTTTTTTCTGCCGAAGCTAAAGGCGACATCAACAGGCCATCAATGATTCCGCCGCTCTGGGCGATGGCCCTTTGGAACAGGCCTTTCGCCAAAGGTGAAGCCACCAGGCTAAACACGCTCATAGAACCGGCCGATTGACCTGCGATGGTGACTTGTTGCGGGTCACCACCAAATGCACTGATATTCTTTTGTATCCATCGCAATGCTGCGACCTGGTCCATTATCCCATAATTTCCTGATGTGTTATTTTGTTCCTTACTCAATTCCGGGTGGGCCATAAATCCAAAAGGGCCTACGCGGTAATTGATACTCACAAATATGATTCCCCTTTTGGCCATTTCAGCGCCATCATAAATAGCACAGGCAGCAGAGCCGGAACTAAATCCGCCACCGTAGATCCATACAAAAACTGGCCTTTTTTCACTTTTACTTTTTGCTCCGGTCCAGATGTTCAGGTACAGGCAATCTTCACTTAATGGCTCGGGCGGTGCGATAAATTCTTCGGACCAACAATAAAACGGGGCGGGTTTTGGCTGGAAAGGGCTTGCAGAAAAAGCGGTACACTGGCGAACACCCTTCCATTTGGCGGCGGGTTTCGGTGCCTTCCAGCGATGGTCACCAATCGGAGGTGCTGCAAATGGTATGCCCTTAAAAATAATTAATTCGCCAACCTTATCACCAGCCACCAATCCACTTTGGGTATTTACCTGGCTCAGTTGAGCAAAGGATAAATGCCGAATCACCAGGAAGGAGATGATAATAAATACTGATTTTGGAATTGGCATGGCAGGGAGTTTTACTATCCGGAAAATAAGCATTTATTCGTTTGCATTTCTCATACACATCTTGCCGCCAGTTGGCAATGACCTTCAACCAGTGCCTGGTCAGCATCACAGGTTTGCAGCCGGTCCTCAAACCCCATTATATTCAAAGCCAGCCGATAACGGACAGCTAAGGCAGGTCCGCTCACCAGTAGAATGGCTGCTGAAGAACCTGACAAATCTTTTAATTCAGCGCCGATGACCAGGCCGCTCAGGTAATGGTAATTGGCATTTGGTGACAACCTGTTGAACAACTGGTTTGTCCTGACATGGAAGGCCGTGTTCAGCATATTGCCGTTTGCGCCTTCCAGTACACCTGATCGAAATGCAGGTACATCAATTTCACCTGGGTCGCATTGTACAGAAGCTGATAAAATACTTTTATTCACCAAAAGATCGAAGAATTCGCCGGTCATAAAAGTGTTAAATCCAATGATCATATTATCCTTTACAAGAGCATGTTTGGAATGGGTTCCGGGAAAGATCACCATAGTTTCAAATGCAGTATGCATTTTGGCACCAAGCAATATGGTTTCTTCACCGCGCATCACATCATTAGATGTTTGCAGGCCGGAGAACAGGAATGTATCATGTGGACAGGTTTCATTGGCCGGAATTTTCTCCCATGGCAGCAGGTCAATTAAAAGATCAAATGGCACCGTGCCATAAGTAATGACCTTCATCCCGATTGTTGAAGAAGCCATACCAGAAATAAAGACCGGCGCATCATTTTTTGCGTCATGGGATATTTCGTCAATTGCGACTTGCAATTCCCGTTGATAAAAATGTATCCTTTCACTTTCGGGAAGCCGGGCTGCCAGCCATTTTTTATACACCGCTGCAATACCCACGCCACTGGTGGTTTCAGCGAGTATATTGCGAGTTTCCACCTGAACAAGTCGCAAACGAAATGAAGTAGTACCCCAATCACAACTTAAAATATGCTTGACCATGATAAACTATTCAATAATGATCCTTTCCACTTTTCCGACAAGAAATATATAACTCATTGCCCCGGCCAGGGCCATACAGCCGATAAATACCAAAGCCGGCGAAAAGTCACCACCTTTCACCAGGTAACCGATGATAATGGGGACAAAGATCGTGGCGAGGCCGCCGATAAAATTAAATGTACCGCCAGTCAGGCCCAATAAGTCTTTTGGCGCCAGCAAGGATACAAATACCCAGGTGATCGATGCAAGCCCATTGCCAAAGAAAGCCAGCGACATAAAGAAGATCACCATTTTGGGATCCGATACATAATTGGCACCAATGATCGACACGGATAAAAGGAGACCAATTACAATGGGTGTTTTTCTTGCAATGCCGGGGGAAACATTCCGCTTAACCAGGTAATCAGATAAAAAGCCGGAAAACAGGACACCGGCAAATGCGCAGAGGAAGGGTATCGATGCATAGATGCCGGATTTCAGGAAATCCATTTTCCTATATTCCACCAGGTATTTTGGAAACCAGGTGAGGAAAAACAATAAGGTGGCGCCCAGGCAAAACTGGCCAAAATAAATACCCCAGAGTTTTTTATTGGATAGGACCAATCGCAGGTTCTTCCATTCAAACTTTTTCTGATCATCCCCTTCACCCAGGTTCCTGTTGATCAATCCCCCGCCTTCTTCTATATATTTAAGCTCAGCTTCATTCACTTTTTTATGCTGCAAAGGCGAGCGGTAAATAAAATACCAGGCGCAGCCCCAGGCCACCCCGATGATCCCGGTAATGAAGAACAAACCCCGCCAGCCGGCATAGTGCTGGATATAGGTAAGTACCGGGGTCAGGAAGGCAAGGCCAATGAATTGGCCGGATGTGTACATGGCGATTGCTGATGCCCTTTCATGCACCGGGAACCAGCTGGTGACGATCCGGTTATTCATGGGATAAGATGGTGCTTCGAAGGCCCCGATCATTACACGCAAAATAATCAAACCCAATAATCCTGATACAAAACCCAGTCCTATCGTAGCCAGTGACCAGATGACCAGGCTGATGGTGTACAACAAGCGGACACCGTACCTGTCGGCAAGGATGCCGCCTGGAATCTGGAGCGTGGCATAAGTCCAGCCAAAAGCAGAAAACACGTAGCCCATCTGGACTGTATCAAGTTCTAATTCCCTGCTCAACACCGCGCCGGCAATAGAAATATTACTGCGATCCATGTAATTGATGACAACATTAATAAACACTGCCGCCAATATGGTGTACCTGGTATTTGTGGCTTTCATATGCTTTACCATTCAGCCACACTCCCATCTTCATGGCGCCATAGCGGATTATGCCAGTTGTGACCGACCTTAGCCATTTTGATCACCTGGGCCTCATTAATCCGGATACCCAGTCCAGGTCCGGATGGTATATTCACAAACCCCTTCTCATAATTGAAAACGGAATGATCTTCCAGGTAATCCAGCATGTCGTTTCCGGTATTGTAATGGATGCCCAGGCTCTGTTCCTGGATAAATGCATTATGGCAGGTGGCATCCACCTGAAGGCAGGCTGCCAGGGCAATAGGGCCTAATGGACAATGAGGCGCCGCTGCCACATCATAGGCTTCTGCCATAGAGATGATTTTCTTACATTCTGTGATGCCACCGGCATGAGAGAGATCGGGCTGGATAATATCTACAATACCATCGGCGAGGATGGATTTAAAATCCCAGCGACTAAACATCCTTTCTCCAGTTGCTATCGGAATTGAGGTATGCCGTGCTATCTCTTTGAGCGCATCACAATTTTCAGGCAATACCGGTTCTTCAATAAACATGGGATGGAATTGTTCCAGTTCTTTGGCTAATACCTTTGCCATCGGCTTGTGTAAACGGCCATGAAAGTCGATACCCACATCAACCGCCATACCCACTGCTTCCCGCAAGGCAGCCACCCTTTGTAAAACGCGGTCAATCTTTTCATGGGAATCAATGTACTGTAACTCATCGGTGCCATTCATTTTTACTGCCGTGAAACCATTGTCACGCGCCTGTTTCGCCGCCTGGCCAATATCAGTAGGCCGGTCACCGCCGATCCAGGAATAAACCCGCATTTTCTCCCGCGCCTTCCCTCCGATCAACTGGTGGATGGGCGCATTAAAAAACTTTCCTTTGATATCCCAAAGTGCCTGGTCGATACCGGATATCGCACTCATCAGGATCGGGCCGCCACGGTAAAAACCGCCACGGTACATGGTATTCCAATGGTCTTCAATATTCATGGGATCTTTCCCCAGCAAGGCTTCCATGAGTTCATCAACAGCTGTTTTAACGGTAGCAGCCTTTCCTTCAACAATCGGTTCACCCCAGCCAATGATGCCTTCATCGGTTTCTATTTTCAGGAACAGCCAACGGGGCGGCACCTGGTAAAGCGTGTATCCTTTGATTTTCATATCCGTCGTTTTATTTTACCAACTGCAATGCAGTTGTAACATTTTCCTGGATTGTTGAATATTTTTTAGTGGCCATCAATTCGGTTGTGGCCAACCAGCTTCCACCAATAGCAATCACATTTTTAAGCTGTGAATAGGCCGTTGCATTCCGGATATTCACGCCGCCCATGGGAATGAATTTTACCTTCAGTTGGTCATAAGGTCCCTGTAATGCTTTTAGAAATGCGATACCGCCCAATTGTTCAGCAGGAAATAATTTCTGAATGCCAAAGCCCATTTCTGCTGCCAGCTCAATTTCAGAGGGTGTCATCACGCCTGGGATGAACGGGAAATTAATTTTCATGGCTTCCAGGCAAACAGTTTGGTTTAAACCCGGACTCAATCCAAACTGTGCGCCAGCATCAGCTGCCATACGCAATTGTATAGTGTTGAGTAGGGTACCAGCACCCACAAACATTTCAGGAAATGAGGTACGAATAAGTTTAACAGATTTTTCAGCTATTGCAGTCCGGAATGGGATTTCCATCACATTAAGGCCGGCTTCCAACAATGCCTCAGCCACTGGCAAAACATCTTCCAATGCATCGAAAGTAATCGCCGGCAATATTTTTTGTTGCAATGCAACAGGTAATGAAAAAGCAGCCATACACTATTTGTTACCTTTAAAAATAGACTTTCTACCGATAATACGCGTATGCCTGCCTTAATTAAGGCAGGCATACATTTTGGACCTACAAAAATTTGTGGTCATTATTGCTTTAACTGAATATTCTTATACTCTACTTTCATGGAAGGTGCCACATGCAGCTGTAAGCCAATGAGGCCTTTTGATTTGCGGTTGGTGGTATCGTTATCAGTGGTTTCACTCATCAGGACACCATTGATATAATGGAGCATATGGTTTCCCTTTATTACGAGGTGAATTTCATTCCAATCGTTGGCCTTGATTTTTTGTTTAAGTGAATCCGGGTTTCCCAGAGAGCCGGTGATCACCGGTTTCTCATTGGCAGGAATAGTTGCGATCTGTCCACGCATCGCCAAAAAGCCGCGACCCCTTTCTTCATAATTCTGGCCGGTGTAGGTATCTGCCCCGTCGATATCTGCCTGGTAGCCCTTCAATCCGTAGGGTACATCTTTAACCATTTCACTACGGTATTGAACGCCACTATTACCATCTGCACTGATCCTGTATTCGGCTTTGAATTCGAAATCGGAAGGTTCGCCGCCCTTCCAGATCATGAAGGTGTTTGATTTAAGCTGGTGGTCCTTTGTTTCCAGTCCGGTTAACACCCCGTTCTCAATATGCCAGAAACTGGTATCGCCATCCCAACCGGTAAAAGTTTTACCGTCAAAAATAGGGACAAAGTCATTGGTGGCGGTAACACTATCCTGGGGCACTGTTTGGGTTTCTTTAGGGGCTGTATCATTACAACCGGCCATAGTGAATACCACTAACATGGCTGCAGGAACTGATAAATATTTCATGATCTTATATTATAAATTGTTTGTTGCTTTCCAGGATCCTGAAGCAGCAGATTCCAATACTGCCTCGCAGACTTTCTCCGTTTCAAGGGCTTGTTTAAATGTTGGCGAGCAGTCTTCACCGGTTTCCAGGCACTTAAAAAAGTCAGCCACCTGGTGAATGAATGAGTGTTCGTAGCCAATTCCCAAACCGGGCACCCACCACCTGTTCATATAAGGCTGGTCACCATCGGTAACATGAATGGATCGCCATCCTTTAAGGATAGACTCATCAGAATTATCAAAATACTGCAGCCGGTTCAGGTCATGAAGGTTCCAGGCGATGGAGCCATTGGCGCCATTGATCTCAAAAGTATATTCTGCCTTATGTCCGCGCGCGTATCGGGTTGATTCAAAAAGCCCGAGTGATCCGTTATTAAAATGACACATGATGGTACAGGCATCATCGATCGTAACGGCTTGTTTTTTTCCAGTTAACTGGTGGGTACGTTCCTTTACAAATGTTTCCGTCATGGCGGAAACATCTTTAATACCACCATTCAGCCATATTGCAGTATCAATACAATGCGACAACAGGTCGCCTAAAACACCGGAGCCTGAAACAGCAGCATCCATGCGCCATAGTCCCTCCCCGCCTTGCGGAAGATCAGCGTTGATGGTCCAGTCTTGCAGGAAATTTGCACGATAATGGTAAATTTTTCCCAGTTTGCCAGAATCAATGATTTGCTTGGCCAGGGTTACAGCCGGTATGCGGCGATAATTATAATACACTGTATTTTTAACACCAGCTGCCTCCACTGCATCAACCATTTTTTTCGATTCCTCCAGGGACCTTGCAAGGGGCTTTTCACATAGGATCATCTTACCGGCAGCAGCGGCTGCAATGGCGATTTCAGCATGGGTATCATTCGGCGTACAAATATCGATCGCATCAATATCCTCCCTGGCCACTAATTTTTTCCAATCAGTTTCATACGATGCATAGCCCCATTGTGCTGCAAAAGCGCGCACCTTTTCTTCATTGCGGGCGCAAACTG comes from Flavihumibacter fluvii and encodes:
- a CDS encoding carboxylesterase/lipase family protein, whose product is MPIPKSVFIIISFLVIRHLSFAQLSQVNTQSGLVAGDKVGELIIFKGIPFAAPPIGDHRWKAPKPAAKWKGVRQCTAFSASPFQPKPAPFYCWSEEFIAPPEPLSEDCLYLNIWTGAKSKSEKRPVFVWIYGGGFSSGSAACAIYDGAEMAKRGIIFVSINYRVGPFGFMAHPELSKEQNNTSGNYGIMDQVAALRWIQKNISAFGGDPQQVTIAGQSAGSMSVFSLVASPLAKGLFQRAIAQSGGIIDGLLMSPLASAEKNGLAIQQQTGAKNLSELRKKTAAEILLASQSKEVGRLGLTLDGFVLPADLGNAFASQKFNQVPMLMGWVSGDASLFGASDITAEKFKQQAVDKYGTRSGEFLKIFPATTNEAAQYNQSRLTLLSFAAYPAHKLAGYNPNPSYVYQVVHVPTDKPGFPNYGAFHTSEVPYALHTLHTWKRPWQQHDYDVEGLMSTYWLQFIKTGNPNGNGLPEWKPYNKTEGAILEIDATSVLKPALFKNELDVLESLDSGK
- a CDS encoding 2-dehydro-3-deoxygalactonokinase, whose amino-acid sequence is MVKHILSCDWGTTSFRLRLVQVETRNILAETTSGVGIAAVYKKWLAARLPESERIHFYQRELQVAIDEISHDAKNDAPVFISGMASSTIGMKVITYGTVPFDLLIDLLPWEKIPANETCPHDTFLFSGLQTSNDVMRGEETILLGAKMHTAFETMVIFPGTHSKHALVKDNMIIGFNTFMTGEFFDLLVNKSILSASVQCDPGEIDVPAFRSGVLEGANGNMLNTAFHVRTNQLFNRLSPNANYHYLSGLVIGAELKDLSGSSAAILLVSGPALAVRYRLALNIMGFEDRLQTCDADQALVEGHCQLAARCV
- a CDS encoding MFS transporter, with the protein product MKATNTRYTILAAVFINVVINYMDRSNISIAGAVLSRELELDTVQMGYVFSAFGWTYATLQIPGGILADRYGVRLLYTISLVIWSLATIGLGFVSGLLGLIILRVMIGAFEAPSYPMNNRIVTSWFPVHERASAIAMYTSGQFIGLAFLTPVLTYIQHYAGWRGLFFITGIIGVAWGCAWYFIYRSPLQHKKVNEAELKYIEEGGGLINRNLGEGDDQKKFEWKNLRLVLSNKKLWGIYFGQFCLGATLLFFLTWFPKYLVEYRKMDFLKSGIYASIPFLCAFAGVLFSGFLSDYLVKRNVSPGIARKTPIVIGLLLSVSIIGANYVSDPKMVIFFMSLAFFGNGLASITWVFVSLLAPKDLLGLTGGTFNFIGGLATIFVPIIIGYLVKGGDFSPALVFIGCMALAGAMSYIFLVGKVERIIIE
- the dgoD gene encoding galactonate dehydratase, encoding MKIKGYTLYQVPPRWLFLKIETDEGIIGWGEPIVEGKAATVKTAVDELMEALLGKDPMNIEDHWNTMYRGGFYRGGPILMSAISGIDQALWDIKGKFFNAPIHQLIGGKAREKMRVYSWIGGDRPTDIGQAAKQARDNGFTAVKMNGTDELQYIDSHEKIDRVLQRVAALREAVGMAVDVGIDFHGRLHKPMAKVLAKELEQFHPMFIEEPVLPENCDALKEIARHTSIPIATGERMFSRWDFKSILADGIVDIIQPDLSHAGGITECKKIISMAEAYDVAAAPHCPLGPIALAACLQVDATCHNAFIQEQSLGIHYNTGNDMLDYLEDHSVFNYEKGFVNIPSGPGLGIRINEAQVIKMAKVGHNWHNPLWRHEDGSVAEW
- the eda gene encoding bifunctional 4-hydroxy-2-oxoglutarate aldolase/2-dehydro-3-deoxy-phosphogluconate aldolase, whose translation is MAAFSLPVALQQKILPAITFDALEDVLPVAEALLEAGLNVMEIPFRTAIAEKSVKLIRTSFPEMFVGAGTLLNTIQLRMAADAGAQFGLSPGLNQTVCLEAMKINFPFIPGVMTPSEIELAAEMGFGIQKLFPAEQLGGIAFLKALQGPYDQLKVKFIPMGGVNIRNATAYSQLKNVIAIGGSWLATTELMATKKYSTIQENVTTALQLVK
- a CDS encoding 3-keto-disaccharide hydrolase produces the protein MKYLSVPAAMLVVFTMAGCNDTAPKETQTVPQDSVTATNDFVPIFDGKTFTGWDGDTSFWHIENGVLTGLETKDHQLKSNTFMIWKGGEPSDFEFKAEYRISADGNSGVQYRSEMVKDVPYGLKGYQADIDGADTYTGQNYEERGRGFLAMRGQIATIPANEKPVITGSLGNPDSLKQKIKANDWNEIHLVIKGNHMLHYINGVLMSETTDNDTTNRKSKGLIGLQLHVAPSMKVEYKNIQLKQ
- a CDS encoding Gfo/Idh/MocA family protein is translated as MAEKKQLRIGLIGCGFMGRTHSNGYNRIDNFFPELAFTPVLQAVCARNEEKVRAFAAQWGYASYETDWKKLVAREDIDAIDICTPNDTHAEIAIAAAAAGKMILCEKPLARSLEESKKMVDAVEAAGVKNTVYYNYRRIPAVTLAKQIIDSGKLGKIYHYRANFLQDWTINADLPQGGEGLWRMDAAVSGSGVLGDLLSHCIDTAIWLNGGIKDVSAMTETFVKERTHQLTGKKQAVTIDDACTIMCHFNNGSLGLFESTRYARGHKAEYTFEINGANGSIAWNLHDLNRLQYFDNSDESILKGWRSIHVTDGDQPYMNRWWVPGLGIGYEHSFIHQVADFFKCLETGEDCSPTFKQALETEKVCEAVLESAASGSWKATNNL